A genomic window from Nosocomiicoccus massiliensis includes:
- the moaA gene encoding GTP 3',8-cyclase MoaA: MKQVTDKFGRPLRDLRISVTDKCQFRCSYCMPKEIFGDDYAFLPEEHLLSFDEIERLARIYADLGVKKLRITGGEPLMRKDLHELIARLNKIPGIEDIGMTTNALLLKKHGQKLYDAGLRRLNISLDAMDDELFGQINDRGIGTSRILENIDYAISLGFKIKVNMVVQKGLNDHEILPMARHFKNTPITLRFIEFMDVGNDNGWNFEKVVSKEDILDMLREEFTLEPVDPAYYGEVAKVYKHTDTDAHLGFITSVSENFCSTCTRARLSADGKFYGCLFATEGFDIKTLMREGISDETLEDILMGEWNKRDDQYSAIRHKITEEERKARRKIDMSYIGG, from the coding sequence ATGAAACAAGTAACTGATAAGTTCGGACGACCGTTACGAGATCTTCGTATTTCCGTAACGGATAAATGTCAGTTCAGATGTAGCTACTGCATGCCAAAAGAAATATTCGGCGATGACTATGCGTTTTTACCAGAAGAGCATTTACTTTCATTTGATGAAATTGAAAGACTCGCGCGTATATACGCAGATCTCGGTGTCAAAAAATTACGTATAACAGGTGGTGAACCGTTAATGCGTAAAGACTTACACGAGCTTATCGCACGATTAAATAAAATTCCAGGTATAGAAGATATCGGTATGACGACGAATGCGTTACTGTTAAAAAAACATGGCCAAAAGCTTTACGATGCGGGCCTTCGTCGTTTAAACATTTCACTCGATGCGATGGACGACGAACTATTTGGTCAAATTAATGACCGTGGCATCGGTACATCGAGAATATTAGAAAATATAGATTATGCGATTTCTCTCGGGTTTAAAATTAAAGTCAATATGGTCGTACAAAAAGGATTAAACGACCATGAGATTTTACCCATGGCGCGTCATTTTAAAAACACGCCAATTACGTTACGTTTTATCGAGTTTATGGATGTCGGTAACGATAACGGATGGAACTTCGAAAAAGTCGTATCTAAAGAAGATATATTAGATATGTTGCGTGAAGAATTTACACTTGAGCCAGTAGACCCAGCGTACTACGGGGAAGTTGCGAAAGTGTATAAGCATACGGACACAGATGCACATTTAGGGTTTATTACGAGTGTGTCTGAAAATTTCTGTTCAACATGTACACGCGCAAGACTATCTGCAGACGGCAAGTTTTATGGTTGTCTATTCGCAACTGAAGGATTTGATATAAAAACGCTCATGCGTGAAGGTATTTCAGATGAAACACTCGAAGACATCTTAATGGGTGAGTGGAATAAGCGTGACGACCAATATTCAGCAATTCGTCATAAAATTACAGAAGAAGAGCGCAAAGCGCGTCGTAAAATAGATATGAGCTATATTGGAGGATAG
- the mobB gene encoding molybdopterin-guanine dinucleotide biosynthesis protein B, protein MKILQVVGYKDTGKTTLIVEFLKILKASNLKAAVIKHHHIDIDDSTDTGKFSRLSDYTILNTPNYTIYHDNKVPGLKEQIEALNGKVDVILIEGYKNEDYDKIVLTHSFTGEKGDIRELELSNVVNYYNVASDQDAILQWFKGWSKNR, encoded by the coding sequence ATGAAAATCTTACAAGTCGTCGGATATAAAGATACCGGCAAAACAACGCTAATCGTTGAGTTTCTAAAAATATTGAAAGCTTCGAACTTAAAAGCAGCAGTAATAAAACATCATCACATTGATATCGATGATTCGACAGACACTGGAAAGTTCAGTCGACTGAGCGACTATACGATATTAAACACACCGAATTATACGATTTACCACGACAACAAAGTGCCGGGTTTAAAAGAGCAAATCGAAGCTTTAAACGGTAAAGTAGACGTCATTTTAATCGAAGGTTATAAAAACGAAGATTATGACAAGATTGTCCTCACGCATTCGTTCACGGGTGAAAAAGGCGACATAAGAGAATTAGAGCTGTCAAATGTGGTAAACTACTATAACGTAGCATCAGATCAAGATGCGATATTACAATGGTTTAAAGGTTGGAGTAAAAATAGATGA
- the moaC gene encoding cyclic pyranopterin monophosphate synthase MoaC codes for MSKFTHFNEEGRAKMVDVSEKNVTSRVATAESVIEVSQEIYEGIVNEKMKKGDVLAVAQIAGIMAAKNTHQIIPMCHPLQLSGIDITFNWDTDDGYKLHIKATVKVKGQTGVEMEALTAASAAALTVYDMCKALDKGMIIRETKLLSKSGGKSGDYSI; via the coding sequence ATGTCTAAGTTTACTCACTTTAACGAAGAAGGACGCGCGAAAATGGTCGACGTCTCAGAAAAAAATGTCACGTCACGCGTTGCAACTGCAGAAAGCGTAATTGAAGTCAGTCAAGAAATATATGAAGGCATCGTAAACGAAAAGATGAAAAAAGGTGACGTCTTAGCAGTAGCTCAAATCGCAGGAATTATGGCAGCGAAAAACACGCATCAAATCATCCCGATGTGCCATCCATTACAACTTTCTGGAATCGACATCACATTTAACTGGGATACGGATGACGGATACAAGCTACACATCAAAGCAACAGTAAAAGTTAAAGGGCAAACAGGTGTGGAGATGGAAGCCTTAACGGCCGCAAGCGCTGCAGCACTCACAGTGTACGACATGTGTAAAGCGCTCGATAAAGGTATGATCATCAGAGAAACTAAACTATTAAGTAAATCAGGCGGGAAATCCGGAGATTATTCTATTTAG
- a CDS encoding molybdenum cofactor biosynthesis protein MoaE produces MKQFEIVTEPIDIVKYQQYVLDKHQGGLVTFTGHVREWTQGTRTVYLEYEAYIPMAEKMLAQIADEISEKWPGVKTSIAHRIGKLDATEIAVVILTSSPHRHNAYRANMYAVDRLKEIVPIWKKEIWEDGEEWIGDSRHYHSSVEVDRDEN; encoded by the coding sequence ATGAAGCAGTTCGAAATAGTAACTGAACCGATTGATATCGTAAAATATCAACAATATGTTCTAGACAAACATCAAGGTGGTCTTGTGACGTTCACGGGTCACGTGCGTGAGTGGACACAAGGGACACGTACAGTATATTTAGAGTACGAAGCATATATTCCGATGGCAGAAAAAATGCTCGCACAAATCGCAGATGAGATAAGCGAAAAGTGGCCTGGTGTCAAAACGAGCATCGCGCACCGAATCGGTAAACTCGATGCGACTGAGATCGCGGTCGTTATTTTAACGTCTTCACCTCACCGACATAACGCGTATCGTGCAAATATGTACGCAGTCGACCGATTAAAAGAAATCGTTCCGATATGGAAAAAAGAGATTTGGGAAGACGGAGAAGAGTGGATTGGTGACTCTAGACATTATCACTCGAGTGTGGAGGTGGATCGTGATGAAAATTAA
- a CDS encoding ATP-binding cassette domain-containing protein has product MKFDLDRKYIVIYTLISTVVAVSYLLFGHELSKLLENLIINKTTVKTEFIMLIVYFILFFLVTYMYNFYTSKVASQNLTEKAKALARSIHVDSKRDSESILNAIFVHLEKYRPYQESFIPTVVLTVTKVVIIIVALFFIEPVAAIILLTTAPFIPLFYILVGLKTEDEALEQATEFDEMGTLFLNLVRGKDTVTYTNAEREASRALQKSNDKFLSTTMHILKYAFQSTLMLEFITILGIGLTALEVGLRIIIFENITFYQSFFVLLMAPEFYSSLKVMGTEFHNGKIADGHLQKVNESLVAPRKEYREKGESLQLHDVTITTDRDLLKNTSIQFNKSGLIAITGKSGVGKTTLLNTIAGLHPPTKGQVTIQSDDVLYISDDIYLSDTTFRQYFNDLEEDKILNVLQELQLYDSIMNLEAGLDTLIINNNVPLSGGEIVRLKLARVLLLRPHIVLMDEPTEFLDETTEEIVLEHLSQLKEHALIIAVVHRRALLDIADTHIVMQNETLEVSV; this is encoded by the coding sequence ATGAAGTTTGATTTGGATAGAAAGTACATCGTGATCTATACGCTCATTTCAACCGTAGTTGCAGTGAGTTATTTATTGTTCGGTCACGAACTATCAAAACTACTTGAAAACTTAATCATAAACAAAACGACAGTAAAAACTGAATTTATAATGCTCATCGTGTACTTTATCTTGTTTTTCTTAGTGACATATATGTATAACTTCTACACGAGTAAAGTCGCAAGTCAAAACTTAACAGAAAAAGCAAAAGCTCTTGCACGCAGTATTCACGTCGATTCAAAGAGAGATAGCGAATCGATTTTAAACGCAATATTTGTCCATTTAGAAAAGTATCGTCCGTATCAAGAAAGTTTTATACCGACGGTCGTTTTAACTGTGACAAAGGTCGTTATAATTATCGTTGCACTCTTTTTTATAGAGCCAGTTGCAGCAATTATACTTCTTACAACGGCGCCTTTTATACCGCTATTTTATATATTAGTCGGCCTTAAAACTGAAGATGAGGCACTCGAGCAAGCGACAGAGTTCGACGAGATGGGCACGCTATTTTTAAATTTAGTACGCGGAAAAGACACAGTCACCTATACGAACGCTGAACGTGAGGCGAGTCGTGCGTTACAAAAGAGTAACGACAAGTTTTTATCGACGACGATGCATATATTAAAATATGCTTTCCAATCGACGTTAATGCTCGAGTTTATAACGATACTCGGTATTGGTCTAACGGCGCTCGAGGTCGGATTACGTATTATCATCTTTGAAAATATTACGTTTTACCAAAGTTTCTTTGTACTGCTCATGGCACCGGAATTTTATTCATCATTAAAAGTGATGGGGACAGAATTCCATAACGGAAAAATCGCAGACGGTCACTTACAAAAAGTGAACGAGTCACTAGTAGCACCACGTAAAGAGTACCGTGAAAAAGGTGAGTCGTTACAGCTCCACGACGTTACGATTACGACAGACCGCGACTTACTTAAAAATACGTCTATTCAGTTTAATAAATCTGGTCTCATAGCGATTACCGGAAAATCTGGTGTCGGGAAAACGACGTTATTAAATACGATCGCTGGATTACACCCACCGACAAAGGGACAAGTAACGATTCAGAGCGACGACGTGTTATATATATCTGACGATATTTACTTATCTGACACGACGTTTAGACAGTATTTTAACGATCTCGAAGAAGATAAAATACTCAACGTCTTACAAGAACTTCAACTTTACGACAGTATTATGAATCTTGAAGCGGGGCTCGACACGTTAATTATCAACAATAATGTACCGTTAAGTGGCGGAGAAATTGTTCGACTGAAACTCGCACGTGTATTACTTTTACGTCCACATATCGTATTGATGGACGAACCGACAGAGTTTTTAGATGAAACGACTGAAGAGATCGTATTAGAGCATTTAAGTCAGCTAAAAGAACATGCGTTAATTATCGCAGTCGTTCATCGACGTGCATTATTAGATATCGCGGACACACATATCGTTATGCAAAATGAAACGCTAGAGGTGAGTGTATGA
- the glp gene encoding gephyrin-like molybdotransferase Glp → MTLNRQPIPVFDAVTKVVENVTHIDTETVKLEDSYNRYLSEDLTATHDVPLFTRSAMDGFAIRSADSGKGAAFTVVDEVLAGSTSDYELKENEAFRIMTGAELPKSADTVVMFEQANIDGDTFTIRKTFDAFDNVAMQGEECKKGDIIVHKGSQINPGTVATLATFGYAEVNVYRVPVVGVLSTGSELLEVSDELERGKIRNSNTPMIMAQLERIGVHAKRYDLEEDNLDTLLEKIEKMFNEVDAVITTGGVSVGDYDLLPKVYEKLGAEVLFNKVAMRPGSVTTVARAKGKFLFGLSGNPSACYSGFELFARPAILLMQGSARAFAPFVNATLGEDFKKPNPFTRFVRAEIDFVDGKVISKPSGFNKSNAVTSIARSNGVIVLPGGTRGFEAGDEVQVMLTDVTSGVSHFSIRQ, encoded by the coding sequence GTGACTTTAAATAGACAACCAATCCCAGTTTTTGATGCCGTAACTAAAGTAGTAGAAAATGTAACACATATAGATACTGAAACAGTGAAACTCGAAGATAGTTATAATCGTTATCTTTCAGAGGATTTAACAGCAACTCATGACGTGCCGTTATTTACGCGTTCAGCGATGGATGGGTTTGCGATCCGTAGTGCTGATTCAGGTAAAGGTGCAGCGTTTACTGTTGTAGATGAAGTACTCGCTGGCAGTACGAGTGACTACGAATTAAAAGAAAATGAAGCATTCCGTATTATGACAGGTGCAGAGTTACCGAAATCTGCAGACACGGTCGTGATGTTTGAGCAGGCAAATATTGACGGTGATACGTTCACGATACGTAAAACATTTGATGCATTCGATAACGTTGCGATGCAAGGGGAAGAGTGTAAAAAAGGCGACATTATCGTCCATAAAGGAAGTCAAATTAACCCAGGCACAGTCGCAACGCTTGCGACATTTGGATACGCTGAAGTGAATGTCTACCGCGTTCCAGTTGTCGGTGTTTTATCGACAGGAAGTGAATTACTTGAAGTATCTGACGAATTAGAGCGCGGTAAAATTAGAAACTCAAACACACCGATGATTATGGCACAGTTAGAGAGAATTGGCGTGCACGCTAAGCGATATGATCTCGAAGAAGATAATCTAGACACACTTCTAGAAAAAATCGAAAAAATGTTTAACGAAGTCGACGCAGTTATCACAACAGGTGGTGTGTCTGTTGGAGATTACGACTTACTTCCGAAAGTATATGAAAAACTTGGCGCGGAAGTTCTGTTTAACAAAGTGGCAATGCGACCAGGTAGTGTTACGACAGTCGCAAGGGCAAAAGGCAAGTTTTTATTCGGTTTAAGCGGGAATCCATCTGCGTGCTATTCAGGATTTGAGTTATTCGCTCGTCCTGCGATATTACTTATGCAAGGTTCTGCACGAGCATTCGCGCCATTCGTGAACGCGACGCTTGGAGAAGACTTTAAAAAGCCAAATCCGTTTACGCGATTTGTCCGTGCTGAGATTGACTTTGTCGACGGTAAAGTCATCTCAAAACCGTCTGGATTTAATAAATCAAACGCCGTAACGTCTATTGCTAGAAGCAACGGTGTTATCGTATTACCAGGTGGTACACGTGGCTTTGAAGCGGGAGATGAAGTACAAGTAATGCTGACAGATGTGACGAGCGGTGTGTCACACTTTTCGATTCGACAATGA
- a CDS encoding MoaD/ThiS family protein, with protein MKIKIFASIKEKIGDDHIELPIHDAITVKELKERLYIDYPELDGEVFQVAVNESFERDESVIAPDDVVALIPPVSGG; from the coding sequence ATGAAAATTAAAATATTTGCAAGTATAAAAGAAAAAATCGGTGACGATCATATTGAACTACCGATTCATGACGCAATAACAGTGAAAGAATTAAAAGAGCGTTTATATATCGATTATCCAGAATTAGACGGAGAAGTGTTTCAAGTTGCAGTGAACGAATCGTTTGAAAGAGACGAGTCAGTAATTGCACCTGATGACGTCGTAGCACTTATCCCGCCAGTGAGTGGTGGTTAA
- a CDS encoding molybdenum cofactor guanylyltransferase → MVIGAVLAGGNSTRFGSDKSLYALNDRPMYMHVVNRLKKSGVVDEIVVNTNVRLKDAFHPYKTVIDDESFIDHGPLGGIYALMKEYPDDYVIIVSTDTPYVPSAWLKVLVEKAIETNKIVVTEGEQLHPLIGVYHGETIVEDLKRQLESKKLSIRQFLEHQDYITLNIEDYGLNESMFVNINRKTDIL, encoded by the coding sequence ATGGTAATCGGAGCAGTATTAGCAGGTGGAAATTCGACGCGATTTGGTTCAGACAAATCATTATATGCGTTAAACGACAGGCCGATGTATATGCACGTCGTGAATCGTTTAAAGAAAAGTGGAGTCGTCGACGAAATCGTCGTCAATACAAACGTGCGATTAAAGGATGCGTTTCATCCGTATAAAACGGTGATAGATGACGAAAGTTTTATAGATCACGGACCACTCGGTGGAATTTACGCACTGATGAAAGAATATCCAGACGACTACGTCATCATCGTGTCGACAGACACACCGTACGTACCTAGTGCGTGGTTAAAAGTGTTAGTCGAAAAGGCGATTGAAACGAACAAAATCGTCGTTACTGAAGGCGAGCAACTACATCCGTTAATCGGTGTATATCACGGTGAAACGATCGTCGAAGATTTAAAAAGACAACTCGAATCAAAAAAACTGAGTATCCGACAATTTTTAGAGCACCAAGACTATATAACGTTAAACATTGAAGACTACGGTCTAAATGAATCGATGTTTGTAAACATTAATCGTAAAACGGATATTCTCTAG
- a CDS encoding ATP-binding cassette domain-containing protein, protein MNFLKNEQIKVYLSIILGILSGLVGVSIFGLSGYMISLSYFNPPLITIIFIIVIIKLFGLSKGAFKYFERIFSHEATFQMINRLRIDFLNQTLANHIKTRDVRLIERLNKHFDDIEGYYIRIVYPIVTAVSTVLIVIILSALVSTKLVIIFSVFSLFVLLVVPLIFKRVFERIYDEESDVESTLYLKVYSLIYGYTDFFINKEIDEKQHGIETLIERYNDKKFMRANITHIMRMTAQVLQIIGLSLIIYAVDDVLLLPMILLIFINVVELLVPVMQPVSEFSRVKETIKRIEGHSENERPFNEELSVKDLTFRYENSKRDVLKHVTLKVKRGEKHVIIGPSGSGKSTLLHHLITEDASVMPQFLDFYNGTLRDNLTMFGKNEIEADELKEYLDDFNLKELELDDYMYATRHMSAGEMKRLHAIRMILERKNTWIMDEPTARLNDILREKMWDLILKQETLIVVTHDLSHLDEFDFIHYLKDGEIVETITSHALKEESSEIKKITERFTFE, encoded by the coding sequence ATGAACTTTTTAAAAAATGAACAAATAAAAGTATACTTAAGCATCATCCTCGGCATTTTAAGTGGCCTTGTTGGTGTCTCGATATTCGGTTTAAGTGGCTATATGATTAGCTTGAGTTATTTTAATCCGCCACTTATTACAATAATTTTTATTATCGTAATTATTAAACTGTTCGGCTTATCAAAAGGTGCGTTTAAATATTTTGAACGTATATTTTCTCATGAAGCGACGTTTCAAATGATCAACCGTTTGCGTATTGATTTTTTAAATCAGACATTGGCAAATCATATTAAGACACGTGACGTCCGGTTAATCGAACGTTTAAATAAACATTTTGATGATATTGAAGGGTATTATATACGAATTGTTTACCCGATTGTTACAGCTGTTTCGACTGTGCTTATTGTCATTATTTTATCGGCGCTCGTTAGTACGAAACTTGTCATTATATTTAGTGTGTTTTCATTGTTCGTTTTACTCGTCGTACCACTAATTTTTAAGCGTGTATTTGAACGTATTTATGATGAAGAAAGTGACGTAGAGTCCACGCTCTATTTAAAAGTATATAGTCTCATATACGGGTATACGGATTTTTTCATCAACAAAGAAATCGATGAAAAGCAGCATGGCATCGAGACGTTAATTGAGCGATATAACGACAAGAAATTTATGCGCGCGAACATAACACATATCATGCGAATGACTGCACAGGTACTACAAATTATCGGATTGTCACTCATTATTTACGCGGTGGATGATGTACTACTGTTACCGATGATTCTCTTGATATTTATAAACGTTGTGGAATTGCTTGTCCCAGTTATGCAGCCGGTGAGCGAGTTCAGTCGTGTGAAAGAGACAATCAAAAGAATCGAAGGTCATTCTGAGAACGAGCGTCCGTTTAACGAAGAGTTGTCAGTTAAAGACTTAACGTTTCGGTATGAAAATTCAAAGCGCGACGTGTTAAAACACGTGACGTTAAAAGTTAAACGAGGTGAAAAGCATGTCATTATTGGGCCGAGTGGATCTGGGAAGTCGACGTTACTTCATCATTTAATTACAGAAGATGCGAGTGTGATGCCACAGTTTTTAGATTTTTACAACGGGACATTAAGAGATAATTTAACGATGTTCGGTAAAAATGAAATTGAAGCGGACGAGTTAAAAGAGTATTTGGATGATTTTAATTTAAAAGAACTGGAACTGGATGATTATATGTACGCCACTCGTCACATGTCAGCGGGTGAAATGAAAAGACTGCATGCGATTCGTATGATTTTAGAACGTAAAAATACGTGGATTATGGACGAGCCGACAGCCCGACTAAACGATATTTTACGAGAAAAAATGTGGGACCTTATATTAAAGCAAGAGACATTAATCGTCGTGACACATGATTTAAGTCATTTGGACGAGTTTGATTTTATTCATTATTTAAAAGATGGAGAAATCGTTGAAACGATTACGAGTCACGCGTTAAAAGAAGAGAGTTCAGAAATTAAAAAAATCACTGAACGTTTTACATTTGAATGA
- a CDS encoding hemolysin family protein → MDTTTILNLFIFILLILLTMMFVGSEFAFVKARLSKIDQLIEEGNKKAELVKHMILHLDYYLSACQLGITITALGLGWIGESTFAILLNPLFDLINIPNEYMTIVSFIVAFTIVTFIHVVVGELAPKTVAIQYAEKVSMVFARPLYIFGVIMKPLIWSMNGTARFLVRLIGIKDVATEHAHSEEELKIIMTQSYKSGEINLTELAYMKNIFSFDERAAKDIMVPRTQMITLQQPITLESVLETVNEYSFTRYPVTDETGDKDQIIGFINVREYFTEYLSGKTDNIEDFIHELPVITEVSHISDALIKMQKERVHIALVIDEYGGTAGMMTMEDILEEIVGEIRDEFDEDEEPEIVKVEQEDNLYHINGRMLLSDLEEMFGIEFEDSEDIDTIGGWLQNINPDISEGDVVDTKEDKWVVLETDNHTIKTIAFYRSLYNYEDEEVKD, encoded by the coding sequence TTGGATACGACCACAATCTTAAATCTATTTATATTTATTCTACTCATTTTACTGACGATGATGTTCGTTGGATCTGAGTTTGCATTTGTTAAAGCGAGATTATCAAAAATCGATCAACTGATTGAAGAGGGCAATAAAAAAGCCGAATTAGTGAAGCATATGATTCTTCATCTCGACTATTATTTATCTGCCTGTCAGTTAGGGATTACAATCACAGCGCTAGGATTAGGTTGGATTGGAGAATCAACATTTGCAATTTTATTAAATCCCTTATTTGACTTAATTAATATACCAAACGAGTATATGACGATCGTTAGCTTTATTGTCGCGTTTACAATCGTGACGTTCATACACGTCGTTGTCGGTGAACTTGCACCAAAAACAGTTGCAATTCAGTATGCTGAAAAAGTGAGTATGGTATTTGCGAGACCACTCTATATATTTGGAGTTATCATGAAGCCATTAATATGGTCAATGAACGGAACTGCGCGATTTTTAGTGAGACTCATTGGTATAAAAGATGTCGCGACAGAACATGCACATTCTGAAGAAGAATTAAAAATTATTATGACACAAAGTTATAAAAGCGGAGAAATCAACTTAACAGAGCTCGCTTATATGAAAAATATATTCTCATTTGATGAAAGAGCCGCAAAAGATATTATGGTTCCGAGAACTCAAATGATCACACTGCAACAACCGATTACGTTAGAAAGTGTCTTAGAAACTGTAAACGAATATAGCTTTACACGTTATCCAGTGACAGACGAAACTGGAGATAAAGACCAAATTATCGGATTTATAAACGTCAGAGAATATTTCACAGAGTATCTATCGGGTAAAACAGATAACATCGAAGACTTTATACACGAACTCCCTGTTATCACTGAAGTATCTCATATTTCAGATGCGCTAATTAAAATGCAAAAAGAACGTGTCCACATCGCACTCGTCATCGATGAGTACGGTGGAACAGCAGGCATGATGACGATGGAAGACATTCTCGAAGAAATCGTCGGTGAGATCCGTGACGAATTCGACGAAGATGAAGAACCAGAAATCGTTAAAGTCGAACAAGAAGACAACCTGTATCATATTAACGGAAGAATGCTACTTTCAGACTTAGAAGAAATGTTCGGTATCGAATTTGAAGACAGCGAAGACATCGATACAATCGGAGGCTGGCTGCAAAACATTAACCCCGACATCTCAGAAGGTGATGTTGTCGATACGAAAGAAGACAAGTGGGTCGTCTTAGAAACAGACAACCACACAATCAAGACAATCGCTTTTTATCGAAGTTTATATAACTACGAAGACGAAGAAGTAAAAGATTAA
- a CDS encoding MogA/MoaB family molybdenum cofactor biosynthesis protein: protein MSIVERIERDINVGVITVSDTRTKETDKGGKLVIEKLNEINAVVEHDNHLIVTDDKEKIREAVVGLLEKGLDVVITTGGTGIAKRDVTIEAVSELFDKEVEGFGELFRMLSYTEDIGSRSLLSRAAMGTHDNQLIVSLPGSTGAVKLGMDKLIVPELNHLVFELNKEN from the coding sequence ATGAGTATCGTTGAAAGAATTGAGAGAGATATTAACGTTGGCGTAATTACAGTAAGTGATACGCGTACAAAAGAAACAGACAAAGGCGGAAAACTCGTCATCGAAAAGTTAAATGAAATTAACGCAGTTGTCGAACATGATAATCACTTAATCGTGACAGACGATAAAGAAAAAATCCGTGAAGCGGTTGTTGGATTACTCGAAAAAGGTCTAGACGTCGTCATCACGACAGGCGGTACAGGAATCGCTAAGCGAGACGTTACAATAGAAGCGGTGAGCGAGCTCTTTGACAAAGAAGTCGAAGGTTTCGGAGAATTATTTAGAATGTTATCTTACACAGAAGACATCGGATCTAGAAGTCTATTATCACGCGCAGCAATGGGCACGCACGATAATCAGCTCATCGTCAGCCTTCCAGGATCAACAGGTGCAGTCAAACTCGGTATGGACAAACTCATCGTCCCAGAGTTAAACCATTTAGTATTTGAGTTAAACAAAGAGAACTAG
- a CDS encoding ThiF family adenylyltransferase — MDIERYSRQILYKNIGEDGQRKLLESTVLIVGVGALGSVSSEMLARLGIGKLILVDRDYVELSNLQRQTLYTERDADEQKPKAIAALEHLKEIRSDLDIEVHVNHVDALFLESLVKTHDVDLILDGTDNFETRLIINDVAYKVGIPWVHAAVVEASYVVAPFTQDSPCYRCVMPVLPSNTLTCDTAGVISPAIHTAVSIQVTTAIKLLIGETFDRHYMTFGDLWSGEHSRIAFDNIKNKECDTCELELYPSYNESHQALSLCGRDAVQIYDDTITYELSLNTAKRLGDYKETPYFIEFYYDDYRIIVFKNGRMLIHGLKRIEKARTIVAQLFG; from the coding sequence ATGGATATCGAACGTTATAGTCGACAAATTTTATATAAAAATATAGGTGAAGACGGTCAACGAAAACTGCTTGAAAGTACAGTTTTAATTGTCGGAGTCGGTGCACTCGGTTCAGTTTCAAGTGAGATGCTTGCGCGTTTAGGTATCGGAAAACTCATTTTAGTCGATCGAGACTACGTTGAGCTATCGAACTTACAACGTCAGACGTTATATACTGAACGTGACGCAGATGAACAAAAACCAAAAGCAATCGCGGCACTCGAACATTTAAAAGAAATTCGTAGTGATCTCGATATTGAAGTTCATGTGAATCACGTAGACGCACTCTTTTTAGAATCGCTCGTAAAAACTCATGACGTCGATTTAATTTTAGACGGAACAGATAACTTTGAAACGAGACTCATAATTAACGACGTTGCGTATAAAGTCGGGATTCCGTGGGTCCACGCAGCTGTCGTCGAAGCGTCATACGTAGTGGCACCATTTACACAGGATTCACCGTGTTATAGATGTGTGATGCCAGTACTTCCGTCAAACACGTTAACGTGTGACACAGCAGGTGTGATATCTCCAGCCATTCATACGGCCGTGTCAATACAAGTTACGACGGCAATCAAATTACTCATCGGTGAAACGTTTGACAGACACTATATGACATTTGGAGATTTATGGTCAGGAGAGCATAGTCGCATCGCGTTTGATAACATTAAAAATAAAGAGTGCGACACGTGTGAGTTGGAACTTTATCCCTCATATAATGAATCACATCAAGCGTTAAGCTTATGTGGAAGAGACGCCGTTCAAATATATGATGACACTATTACTTATGAACTTTCCTTAAACACCGCGAAGCGACTCGGTGACTATAAGGAGACACCGTACTTCATCGAATTTTATTATGATGATTATCGAATTATCGTATTTAAAAACGGTCGAATGTTAATACACGGTCTAAAAAGAATTGAAAAAGCACGCACAATCGTCGCACAACTATTTGGATAG